Part of the Notoacmeibacter ruber genome is shown below.
GACAAAGTCCCGGATGAGAACGGCGTTGAGCGAATTATTCCGGCGTGACAGTGACGCAAACATCAAGCGCCTCGAACGCCGCGACATCACCGATGAAGCTGCCCGAAACCGGCATGACTTGGCGTATGTGACGCGCGACGGCGACCGGTATCAGGTTAAAACCACCCACGCTACGATTCGTGGGGTCGAACATGATCCAGCCGGCGCCAGGCAGGTAGACCTCCGCCCAGGCATGCGTTGAGCCCGAGCCGCTAGAGCCGGTCAGGTTGCGATCCGGGTCGTACAGATAGCCGGAGACGATCCGAGCGCCGAAGCCCAGCGCGCGCACCGCATCGACGAACAGCACCGCGAAATCGCGACAAGAGCCTTTGCCGCGTGCCAACGTTTGGACGGGTGACTGCGCGGATTCGTCTTCGCGCTCTTCGTAGACAATCTGCGCGGCGACGCCCTCGCTAATGTCTTTCAGCAGCGATAGCGTATCCGTGCCCTCCCGGGCGACGAAGCCCCACGCCCATTCGCGCAGCTCTCCGGTGGAGTCGAGATAGGCTTGCAAGCGCAGTCCGCCCAGATCGGCCATCTCGTCTTCGCTCAACAGAAAAGGATAGCTCGACGCCGAGGCGGCAATGTCGAAAACTGGCCACTTCTCGACATCGAGCGTCAGTGTGGCGACGCTGTCGATGATGAGCGCGTCGGCGGGTTCACGAAAGGTTGCCGTCGCCACGCTGTTGCCCGTCACGTCATGCGCCCAGCTGACGGCCGCGGCGGGAGAGACCTCCAGTTTATGCTTGTGAAGACGCAGCGTTCGGCTCTCCTTCGGACGCAGTATCAGCCGATGGGGGCCGAACGCCGTCGGCTGCCGGTAGCGGTAGGTCGTGCGGTGACGCACGATGAGGCGGGTCAATGGGTTGACCCGGCAGCAGCGATAGGGCGACGCGAATGGCCCAGGGTCGGGTACGCCGAGTATTCGTAAGCCATGTCAGCCTCCACATACATGCATGGATCGATCATGATCCAAAACGGCGTCTCATTCCAGCCTTGGGTGGTGCATTTGAAGGACGTCGCATTTTTGGAGTCCTACGAGGCTGATTCCCAACGCGATCGAAGCGTGATTCAAGACTGCTTCTTGGGGGAGGTGGTCTTGGTTCGCGGGTTGATGACGGACGAGGAATGGGCGTTCTTTGAGCTCTTCGTGGTGGTGACGGGTGGCAAAAGAGGCCGGCCGCCTTCAGATCATCGTCGGGTGCTGGACGGTATCTTCTGGATCGCACGCACCGGTGCGCCATGGCGTGACCTTCACGACTATTTCGGTCCATGGACGCGTGTCTACCGCCAGTTCCGCCGCTGGACACTCACCGGCGTCTGGGAGCTGATGCTTGAGGCGCTAGCCGAGAGCGGGGCGGTGCCCGACAGCCTGCAGATGGTCGATTCCACCATCGTTCACGCGCACCATCAGGCTGCCGGCGCTAAAGGGAAACTCAAAAGCAGGGTTTTGGTCGCTCAAAAGGTGGCTTCACGACCAAAATACACCTTCGCACCAACGCCGGGGGCCTGCCCATAGCCGCGGAGATCACCGGCGGAGAAGTCTCCGACTACAAGGGCTATGACGTCGTAATGAACGCCGCTGCGCCGGCTCCGTGCGTTCTCCTCGCCGACAAGGGCTACGACAGCGACCATATCCGTGAATCGCTCGAGGCTGCTGGTGCGGTGCCAATAATACCGGCCCGCAGAAACCGCAAAAATCCTGTTCAGATCGACGACTTCGTCTATGCGCTGAGAAACCGTATTGAGCGATGCTTCAACAAGCTACGCTGCTCACGCCGCCTCGCGACCCGCTACGACAAGACCGCCGACAGCTACCTCGGCTTCATCCATCTCGCCTCGCTCCGCCTCTGGTTCCTGCACTTCGTCAACAGTACCTAGGAAGCGTCAGTCTGCTTTATTTTCTGAGTTTATCAATGTCTCCGTGCTGAGGATGAGCTGCCGTGCGTACGTCCTAGATGCATCTAGAACGCTGGCCTTGCTTACGCCGAAAATGAAAAACATGGCGTGGATGAGTGAGAAAATAGCCAGGAAGACGAGCTTTCCATAACTCAAGCTGACAAACCCCGGCTCAAGCCAAACGATGGCGGCAGCCAGCACGAACACAAGTATATTGAGGAGTATGCCAACGAATTTTAGCCCGAGAAGATTACGTCTAAACCCATAGCTGACATTCTCGTGAAATAGGAGCTTGAAGCGCTCCGTATCACGTGTGCTCTCTCTCAGCCAGAAGAAACACTCATCATAGAAATCGCGTGCAGCTTGAGGGTTATTCCTTTCGTCATCTTCTGATAGAGGGGTTTGATTGATTTTCTCGGCGAGGAAGGTGCGGTAGCGGTCACGCATACCCTTCACCAGCGTAGAATTGTTATGGCACAGGTCGGTGTTATAGGGCTTCCCGCCTGTCTCAGCGAAAAGCCGACGCTCTCGCCGTCTGCCCATGCGGCGCGCTAAGTCCGCTGCCGCGAAGAAAAGAACTGCAATCCCGGCCGTAGAGACAACTTCCGAAAGTCCAGGATCAGTCCAATCCGTGGCCAGCAGCGCAAGAGCGACTGCTGGCGCGATCGTCAGTATTGCAGGGAAGAGACGAGCTCGGATGGAATATGCGTCAAGGAATTCCATGCTCTCTCTCTTCAGTTCCCATGATGCAGTGGAAATCGGTCGGCGTGACTATCAGGAGGATGGCGGGGGGAGCCCTTTCGTCCGCCAACTGCCGCGCGGTTTCGCGATCGAGTTTTGAAGGTCCAACGTCCTCGAGATGACTGTGCCATGTGCCGATATCGAGTAGGCCGCCGCCACTGCGCCGATGTCTTTCTCGAATAGCGGCTCTAGCCCCCTCGGTTCCAAGAACGAAATTCGTCGCACTCCGAGTGCTGTCCGGGGGCGCGGGTAGGGTATCGACAACAGTGATCGTCTTCATGCGAGCACTGCAGCTACCGATAAGAATGCCGCCCGTCTCGACAACCGCGTAGCCGGTGGCTTCAGCTCGAATGCGGTCAGCAACTTCAACCGTCAATCCAACTTTCCATTGTGTCTTCGCAACCGGAATTTCGATTAAGGGCGGAACAGCCAAGTGCCGCCAAATAAGATTTGACGTGTCGCGGTCCCGAACACAAATCGCGATGTGACCTCCATCCTCCTGCTCTTCCCATCGATCAATAATTTCCTCTGTCGCGATCGCCGTCATCGATGACAAGCG
Proteins encoded:
- a CDS encoding transglutaminase family protein, with the protein product MTRLIVRHRTTYRYRQPTAFGPHRLILRPKESRTLRLHKHKLEVSPAAAVSWAHDVTGNSVATATFREPADALIIDSVATLTLDVEKWPVFDIAASASSYPFLLSEDEMADLGGLRLQAYLDSTGELREWAWGFVAREGTDTLSLLKDISEGVAAQIVYEEREDESAQSPVQTLARGKGSCRDFAVLFVDAVRALGFGARIVSGYLYDPDRNLTGSSGSGSTHAWAEVYLPGAGWIMFDPTNRSVGGFNLIPVAVARHIRQVMPVSGSFIGDVAAFEALDVCVTVTPE
- a CDS encoding IS5 family transposase (programmed frameshift), with translation MTDEEWAFFELFVVVTGGKRGRPPSDHRRVLDGIFWIARTGAPWRDLHDYFGPWTRVYRQFRRWTLTGVWELMLEALAESGAVPDSLQMVDSTIVHAHHQAAGAKGKTQKQGFGRSKGGFTTKIHLRTNAGGLPIAAEITGGEVSDYKGYDVVMNAAAPAPCVLLADKGYDSDHIRESLEAAGAVPIIPARRNRKNPVQIDDFVYALRNRIERCFNKLRCSRRLATRYDKTADSYLGFIHLASLRLWFLHFVNST